The following are encoded together in the Culex pipiens pallens isolate TS chromosome 1, TS_CPP_V2, whole genome shotgun sequence genome:
- the LOC120420185 gene encoding ubiquitin carboxyl-terminal hydrolase Usp2 isoform X5, with protein MNSVIQCLSHTRELTNYLRNQPTTERGTSKDHKILAEYTKLIKDMWSGTTRSVNPSEMKNAFSSKHRMYSGSAQQDAQEFLRFFIDSLHGGLNVSVKREPISKEIEDDDMPNRVKSAMMWDWYSRVENSMIKDLFVGMLRSTLRCSACNNASVTFDPFWDLSLPLPSTNSRGKLLDCMDEFVREEVMDGLDQVYCSKCKARRRCTKSMAIERFPKYLVIHLKRFSETRWSKLTNVIEFPTGERELNLQQYASEDHQGPVNYSLYGISNHMGSTAGGHYIAVCKHPISKEWNEFNDNFVSETSERSLVTSSAYVLFYERA; from the exons ATGAACTCTGTGATACAGTGCCTGAGTCACACCCGGGAGTTGACCAACTACCTGCGGAACCAGCCGACGACGGAGCGAGGCACCAGCAAGGACCACAAGATTCTGGCCG AGTACACCAAGCTGATCAAAGACATGTGGAGCGGCACGACGCGCAGCGTCAACCCGTCCGAGATGAAGAACGCGTTCTCGAGCAAGCACCGCATGTACTCGGGGTCGGCCCAGCAGGACGCGCAGGAGTTTCTGCGCTTCTTCATCGACTCGCTGCACGGCGGGCTGAACGTGTCCGTCAAGCGGGAACCCATCTCGAAGGAAATCGAGGACGACGATATGCC gaATCGCGTCAAATCGGCCATGATGTGGGACTGGTACTCACG GGTGGAGAACTCCATGATTAAGGACCTGTTTGTGGGAATGCTGCGCAGTACGCTGCGGTGCTCGGCCTGTAACAACGCCAGCGTCACGTTCGATCCGTTCTGGGATCTGAG TCTACCCCTTCCGTCGACGAATTCGCGCggcaaactgctcgactgcatGGACGAGTTCGTGCGCGAGGAGGTCATGGACGGGCTGGACCAGGTGTACTGCTCCAAGTGCAAGGCCCGCCGGCGGTGCACCAAGAGCATGGCGATCGAGCGGTTCCCCAAATACCTGGTGATAC ACCTGAAACGCTTCTCGGAAACGCGGTGGAGCAAACTGACCAACGTCATCGAGTTCCCCACGGGTGAGCGGGAGCTGAACCTGCAACAGTACGCGTCCGAGGACCACCAGGGACCGGTCAATTACTCGCTGTACGGGATTTCGAACCATATGG GATCTACCGCCGGTGGTCACTACATCGCTGTTTGCAAGCATCCGATCAGCAAGGAATGGAACGAATTCAACGATAACTT CGTTAGCGAAACTTCCGAACGCAGTCTGGTGACATCTAGTGCCTACGTGTTATTCTACGAGCGAGCGTAA
- the LOC120420185 gene encoding ubiquitin carboxyl-terminal hydrolase Usp2 isoform X1, translating to MPVISAYSSSSSYISPSSYRYKSSLSDRRSYATSITSSSGTTGSSFYRRSSYRYDLPSSSSAYSSSSSSYRSTAASDRAADTELSNSLSTLATSSASEVGSSTSNGSKEASRPSRYSSAYGTYGSRISSRSSDGGRSSLKDRENNCYCAVGGAGSSSSYASSLRNTALSGADIYQKYSVSTFSSRPSIYERIAASRPVEKPQPVVSIASASAALDSSKESITQATIKLRPSLNGTAALTNGGGTSTTAKFIATATPAAAPAEDLHVTATIRLKPKPSISQHNSTSSSSNNNNNGIDAGGTSSSSGNSSSDEQDARYRNGNGAKSNGNNNNNEDDGGQSESDDADDDKQEVDKDSKRQPAAADEEKGSYLRTGTASKSIHSTSPVGYRSGRDWDSGITSTSSSNNGTSSSGYRSGLKSGYGQEEDSPRSGGSRKEGLCGLWNIGNTCFMNSVIQCLSHTRELTNYLRNQPTTERGTSKDHKILAEYTKLIKDMWSGTTRSVNPSEMKNAFSSKHRMYSGSAQQDAQEFLRFFIDSLHGGLNVSVKREPISKEIEDDDMPNRVKSAMMWDWYSRVENSMIKDLFVGMLRSTLRCSACNNASVTFDPFWDLSLPLPSTNSRGKLLDCMDEFVREEVMDGLDQVYCSKCKARRRCTKSMAIERFPKYLVIHLKRFSETRWSKLTNVIEFPTGERELNLQQYASEDHQGPVNYSLYGISNHMGSTAGGHYIAVCKHPISKEWNEFNDNFVSETSERSLVTSSAYVLFYERA from the exons ATGCCGGTAATATCAGCGTACTCGAGCAGCAGTAGTTACATCTCTCCGTCGTCGTACCGCTACAAGTCGAGCCTGTCCGACCGGCGGAGTTACGCGACAAGCATCACAAGCAGCAGCGGCACCACAGGCAGCAGCTTCTACCGGCGGAGTTCGTACCGCTATGATCTGCCGTCCTCGTCGTCGGCCtactcatcgtcgtcgtcgtcgtaccgCAGTACCGCAGCGAGTGATCGTGCCGCTGACACTGAACTGTCAAACTCGTTGTCGACGCTAGCGACATCTAGTGCGTCCGAAGTTGGAAGCTCCACGAGTAACGGAAGCAAGGAAGCGTCGAGACCAAGCCGGTACTCGTCGGCGTACGGAACCTACGGGAGCCGGATTAGTTCGAGGTCGTCTGACGGTGGGAGGTCGTCGCTGAAGGATCGTGAAAACAACTGTTATTGTGCCGTTGGAGGGGCGGGATCGTCGTCCAGCTACGCGTCTAGTTTGAGGAATACGGCGCTGAGCGGTGCCGACATCTACCAGAAGTACAGCGTGTCTACGTTTAGCAGCCGGCCGAGCATCTACGAGCGGATAGCGGCTTCGCGACCGGTGGAGAAGCCGCAGCCGGTTGTGAGCATTGCGTCAGCTTCCGCGGCGTTGGACAGCTCCAAG GAATCCATCACGCAGGCCACGATCAAGCTGCGCCCGTCGCTGAACGGAACGGCGGCGCTCACGAACGGTGGTGGCACGTCCACGACGGCCAAGTTCATAGCGACGGCCACGCCGGCGGCCGCCCCCGCAGAAGATCTGCACGTAACGGCCACGATCCGACTCAAACCAAAGCCTAGCATAAGTCAGCACAACAGCACAAGTAGTAGtagcaataacaataacaacggAATCGACGCTGGTGGaactagcagcagcagcggaaacaGTAGTAGTGACGAGCAAGACGCACGCTACCGGAACGGAAACGGTGCCAAAAGCAATggcaacaataacaataacgagGATGATGGAGGGCAGTCGGAGTCGGACGATGCCGACGATGATAAGCAAGAGGTAGACAAAGATTCGAAGCGGCAGCCTGCGGCCGCCGACGAAGAGAAAGGTTCTTAC CTCCGGACCGGAACCGCCTCCAAGAGCATCCACTCGACCAGCCCGGTCGGATATCGCAGCGGGCGCGACTGGGACTCTGGCATCACCTCCACCAGTTCCAGCAACAACGGCACCAGCAGCAGCGGATACCGGTCCGGCCTCAAGTCCGGCTATGGCCAGGAGGAGGACTCACCGAGGAGCGGCGGCAGCCGGAAGGAGG GACTGTGCGGCTTGTGGAACATTGGTAACACGTGCTTTATGAACTCTGTGATACAGTGCCTGAGTCACACCCGGGAGTTGACCAACTACCTGCGGAACCAGCCGACGACGGAGCGAGGCACCAGCAAGGACCACAAGATTCTGGCCG AGTACACCAAGCTGATCAAAGACATGTGGAGCGGCACGACGCGCAGCGTCAACCCGTCCGAGATGAAGAACGCGTTCTCGAGCAAGCACCGCATGTACTCGGGGTCGGCCCAGCAGGACGCGCAGGAGTTTCTGCGCTTCTTCATCGACTCGCTGCACGGCGGGCTGAACGTGTCCGTCAAGCGGGAACCCATCTCGAAGGAAATCGAGGACGACGATATGCC gaATCGCGTCAAATCGGCCATGATGTGGGACTGGTACTCACG GGTGGAGAACTCCATGATTAAGGACCTGTTTGTGGGAATGCTGCGCAGTACGCTGCGGTGCTCGGCCTGTAACAACGCCAGCGTCACGTTCGATCCGTTCTGGGATCTGAG TCTACCCCTTCCGTCGACGAATTCGCGCggcaaactgctcgactgcatGGACGAGTTCGTGCGCGAGGAGGTCATGGACGGGCTGGACCAGGTGTACTGCTCCAAGTGCAAGGCCCGCCGGCGGTGCACCAAGAGCATGGCGATCGAGCGGTTCCCCAAATACCTGGTGATAC ACCTGAAACGCTTCTCGGAAACGCGGTGGAGCAAACTGACCAACGTCATCGAGTTCCCCACGGGTGAGCGGGAGCTGAACCTGCAACAGTACGCGTCCGAGGACCACCAGGGACCGGTCAATTACTCGCTGTACGGGATTTCGAACCATATGG GATCTACCGCCGGTGGTCACTACATCGCTGTTTGCAAGCATCCGATCAGCAAGGAATGGAACGAATTCAACGATAACTT CGTTAGCGAAACTTCCGAACGCAGTCTGGTGACATCTAGTGCCTACGTGTTATTCTACGAGCGAGCGTAA
- the LOC120420185 gene encoding ubiquitin carboxyl-terminal hydrolase 2 isoform X3: MPVISAYSSSSSYISPSSYRYKSSLSDRRSYATSITSSSGTTGSSFYRRSSYRYDLPSSSSAYSSSSSSYRSTAASDRAADTELSNSLSTLATSSASEVGSSTSNGSKEASRPSRYSSAYGTYGSRISSRSSDGGRSSLKDRENNCYCAVGGAGSSSSYASSLRNTALSGADIYQKYSVSTFSSRPSIYERIAASRPVEKPQPVVSIASASAALDSSKLRTGTASKSIHSTSPVGYRSGRDWDSGITSTSSSNNGTSSSGYRSGLKSGYGQEEDSPRSGGSRKEGLCGLWNIGNTCFMNSVIQCLSHTRELTNYLRNQPTTERGTSKDHKILAEYTKLIKDMWSGTTRSVNPSEMKNAFSSKHRMYSGSAQQDAQEFLRFFIDSLHGGLNVSVKREPISKEIEDDDMPNRVKSAMMWDWYSRVENSMIKDLFVGMLRSTLRCSACNNASVTFDPFWDLSLPLPSTNSRGKLLDCMDEFVREEVMDGLDQVYCSKCKARRRCTKSMAIERFPKYLVIHLKRFSETRWSKLTNVIEFPTGERELNLQQYASEDHQGPVNYSLYGISNHMGSTAGGHYIAVCKHPISKEWNEFNDNFVSETSERSLVTSSAYVLFYERA; encoded by the exons ATGCCGGTAATATCAGCGTACTCGAGCAGCAGTAGTTACATCTCTCCGTCGTCGTACCGCTACAAGTCGAGCCTGTCCGACCGGCGGAGTTACGCGACAAGCATCACAAGCAGCAGCGGCACCACAGGCAGCAGCTTCTACCGGCGGAGTTCGTACCGCTATGATCTGCCGTCCTCGTCGTCGGCCtactcatcgtcgtcgtcgtcgtaccgCAGTACCGCAGCGAGTGATCGTGCCGCTGACACTGAACTGTCAAACTCGTTGTCGACGCTAGCGACATCTAGTGCGTCCGAAGTTGGAAGCTCCACGAGTAACGGAAGCAAGGAAGCGTCGAGACCAAGCCGGTACTCGTCGGCGTACGGAACCTACGGGAGCCGGATTAGTTCGAGGTCGTCTGACGGTGGGAGGTCGTCGCTGAAGGATCGTGAAAACAACTGTTATTGTGCCGTTGGAGGGGCGGGATCGTCGTCCAGCTACGCGTCTAGTTTGAGGAATACGGCGCTGAGCGGTGCCGACATCTACCAGAAGTACAGCGTGTCTACGTTTAGCAGCCGGCCGAGCATCTACGAGCGGATAGCGGCTTCGCGACCGGTGGAGAAGCCGCAGCCGGTTGTGAGCATTGCGTCAGCTTCCGCGGCGTTGGACAGCTCCAAG CTCCGGACCGGAACCGCCTCCAAGAGCATCCACTCGACCAGCCCGGTCGGATATCGCAGCGGGCGCGACTGGGACTCTGGCATCACCTCCACCAGTTCCAGCAACAACGGCACCAGCAGCAGCGGATACCGGTCCGGCCTCAAGTCCGGCTATGGCCAGGAGGAGGACTCACCGAGGAGCGGCGGCAGCCGGAAGGAGG GACTGTGCGGCTTGTGGAACATTGGTAACACGTGCTTTATGAACTCTGTGATACAGTGCCTGAGTCACACCCGGGAGTTGACCAACTACCTGCGGAACCAGCCGACGACGGAGCGAGGCACCAGCAAGGACCACAAGATTCTGGCCG AGTACACCAAGCTGATCAAAGACATGTGGAGCGGCACGACGCGCAGCGTCAACCCGTCCGAGATGAAGAACGCGTTCTCGAGCAAGCACCGCATGTACTCGGGGTCGGCCCAGCAGGACGCGCAGGAGTTTCTGCGCTTCTTCATCGACTCGCTGCACGGCGGGCTGAACGTGTCCGTCAAGCGGGAACCCATCTCGAAGGAAATCGAGGACGACGATATGCC gaATCGCGTCAAATCGGCCATGATGTGGGACTGGTACTCACG GGTGGAGAACTCCATGATTAAGGACCTGTTTGTGGGAATGCTGCGCAGTACGCTGCGGTGCTCGGCCTGTAACAACGCCAGCGTCACGTTCGATCCGTTCTGGGATCTGAG TCTACCCCTTCCGTCGACGAATTCGCGCggcaaactgctcgactgcatGGACGAGTTCGTGCGCGAGGAGGTCATGGACGGGCTGGACCAGGTGTACTGCTCCAAGTGCAAGGCCCGCCGGCGGTGCACCAAGAGCATGGCGATCGAGCGGTTCCCCAAATACCTGGTGATAC ACCTGAAACGCTTCTCGGAAACGCGGTGGAGCAAACTGACCAACGTCATCGAGTTCCCCACGGGTGAGCGGGAGCTGAACCTGCAACAGTACGCGTCCGAGGACCACCAGGGACCGGTCAATTACTCGCTGTACGGGATTTCGAACCATATGG GATCTACCGCCGGTGGTCACTACATCGCTGTTTGCAAGCATCCGATCAGCAAGGAATGGAACGAATTCAACGATAACTT CGTTAGCGAAACTTCCGAACGCAGTCTGGTGACATCTAGTGCCTACGTGTTATTCTACGAGCGAGCGTAA
- the LOC120420185 gene encoding ubiquitin carboxyl-terminal hydrolase Usp2 isoform X2 codes for MPVISAYSSSSSYISPSSYRYKSSLSDRRSYATSITSSSGTTGSSFYRRSSYRYDLPSSSSAYSSSSSSYRSTAASDRAADTELSNSLSTLATSSASEVGSSTSNGSKEASRPSRYSSAYGTYGSRISSRSSDGGRSSLKDRENNCYCAVGGAGSSSSYASSLRNTALSGADIYQKYSVSTFSSRPSIYERIAASRPVEKPQPVVSIASASAALDSSKATIKLRPSLNGTAALTNGGGTSTTAKFIATATPAAAPAEDLHVTATIRLKPKPSISQHNSTSSSSNNNNNGIDAGGTSSSSGNSSSDEQDARYRNGNGAKSNGNNNNNEDDGGQSESDDADDDKQEVDKDSKRQPAAADEEKGSYLRTGTASKSIHSTSPVGYRSGRDWDSGITSTSSSNNGTSSSGYRSGLKSGYGQEEDSPRSGGSRKEGLCGLWNIGNTCFMNSVIQCLSHTRELTNYLRNQPTTERGTSKDHKILAEYTKLIKDMWSGTTRSVNPSEMKNAFSSKHRMYSGSAQQDAQEFLRFFIDSLHGGLNVSVKREPISKEIEDDDMPNRVKSAMMWDWYSRVENSMIKDLFVGMLRSTLRCSACNNASVTFDPFWDLSLPLPSTNSRGKLLDCMDEFVREEVMDGLDQVYCSKCKARRRCTKSMAIERFPKYLVIHLKRFSETRWSKLTNVIEFPTGERELNLQQYASEDHQGPVNYSLYGISNHMGSTAGGHYIAVCKHPISKEWNEFNDNFVSETSERSLVTSSAYVLFYERA; via the exons ATGCCGGTAATATCAGCGTACTCGAGCAGCAGTAGTTACATCTCTCCGTCGTCGTACCGCTACAAGTCGAGCCTGTCCGACCGGCGGAGTTACGCGACAAGCATCACAAGCAGCAGCGGCACCACAGGCAGCAGCTTCTACCGGCGGAGTTCGTACCGCTATGATCTGCCGTCCTCGTCGTCGGCCtactcatcgtcgtcgtcgtcgtaccgCAGTACCGCAGCGAGTGATCGTGCCGCTGACACTGAACTGTCAAACTCGTTGTCGACGCTAGCGACATCTAGTGCGTCCGAAGTTGGAAGCTCCACGAGTAACGGAAGCAAGGAAGCGTCGAGACCAAGCCGGTACTCGTCGGCGTACGGAACCTACGGGAGCCGGATTAGTTCGAGGTCGTCTGACGGTGGGAGGTCGTCGCTGAAGGATCGTGAAAACAACTGTTATTGTGCCGTTGGAGGGGCGGGATCGTCGTCCAGCTACGCGTCTAGTTTGAGGAATACGGCGCTGAGCGGTGCCGACATCTACCAGAAGTACAGCGTGTCTACGTTTAGCAGCCGGCCGAGCATCTACGAGCGGATAGCGGCTTCGCGACCGGTGGAGAAGCCGCAGCCGGTTGTGAGCATTGCGTCAGCTTCCGCGGCGTTGGACAGCTCCAAG GCCACGATCAAGCTGCGCCCGTCGCTGAACGGAACGGCGGCGCTCACGAACGGTGGTGGCACGTCCACGACGGCCAAGTTCATAGCGACGGCCACGCCGGCGGCCGCCCCCGCAGAAGATCTGCACGTAACGGCCACGATCCGACTCAAACCAAAGCCTAGCATAAGTCAGCACAACAGCACAAGTAGTAGtagcaataacaataacaacggAATCGACGCTGGTGGaactagcagcagcagcggaaacaGTAGTAGTGACGAGCAAGACGCACGCTACCGGAACGGAAACGGTGCCAAAAGCAATggcaacaataacaataacgagGATGATGGAGGGCAGTCGGAGTCGGACGATGCCGACGATGATAAGCAAGAGGTAGACAAAGATTCGAAGCGGCAGCCTGCGGCCGCCGACGAAGAGAAAGGTTCTTAC CTCCGGACCGGAACCGCCTCCAAGAGCATCCACTCGACCAGCCCGGTCGGATATCGCAGCGGGCGCGACTGGGACTCTGGCATCACCTCCACCAGTTCCAGCAACAACGGCACCAGCAGCAGCGGATACCGGTCCGGCCTCAAGTCCGGCTATGGCCAGGAGGAGGACTCACCGAGGAGCGGCGGCAGCCGGAAGGAGG GACTGTGCGGCTTGTGGAACATTGGTAACACGTGCTTTATGAACTCTGTGATACAGTGCCTGAGTCACACCCGGGAGTTGACCAACTACCTGCGGAACCAGCCGACGACGGAGCGAGGCACCAGCAAGGACCACAAGATTCTGGCCG AGTACACCAAGCTGATCAAAGACATGTGGAGCGGCACGACGCGCAGCGTCAACCCGTCCGAGATGAAGAACGCGTTCTCGAGCAAGCACCGCATGTACTCGGGGTCGGCCCAGCAGGACGCGCAGGAGTTTCTGCGCTTCTTCATCGACTCGCTGCACGGCGGGCTGAACGTGTCCGTCAAGCGGGAACCCATCTCGAAGGAAATCGAGGACGACGATATGCC gaATCGCGTCAAATCGGCCATGATGTGGGACTGGTACTCACG GGTGGAGAACTCCATGATTAAGGACCTGTTTGTGGGAATGCTGCGCAGTACGCTGCGGTGCTCGGCCTGTAACAACGCCAGCGTCACGTTCGATCCGTTCTGGGATCTGAG TCTACCCCTTCCGTCGACGAATTCGCGCggcaaactgctcgactgcatGGACGAGTTCGTGCGCGAGGAGGTCATGGACGGGCTGGACCAGGTGTACTGCTCCAAGTGCAAGGCCCGCCGGCGGTGCACCAAGAGCATGGCGATCGAGCGGTTCCCCAAATACCTGGTGATAC ACCTGAAACGCTTCTCGGAAACGCGGTGGAGCAAACTGACCAACGTCATCGAGTTCCCCACGGGTGAGCGGGAGCTGAACCTGCAACAGTACGCGTCCGAGGACCACCAGGGACCGGTCAATTACTCGCTGTACGGGATTTCGAACCATATGG GATCTACCGCCGGTGGTCACTACATCGCTGTTTGCAAGCATCCGATCAGCAAGGAATGGAACGAATTCAACGATAACTT CGTTAGCGAAACTTCCGAACGCAGTCTGGTGACATCTAGTGCCTACGTGTTATTCTACGAGCGAGCGTAA
- the LOC120420186 gene encoding tetratricopeptide repeat protein 17: MLSSRLLPLLLLVSASICYHNTEASTHWLLNTNGQIIPQLTSPFYLRRSYDLIAFLNQNVYKQKIDLIIAELLQIKSNLTAKMNNLDAYTNELTNKIGCIPNFYLDESDILSTIINMNYINRITVPDKTSTTTVSASVGNSRAVASKGKNPSPKCADYLKLDFSVASFDHLDGLHNRTQLKMAPEDMFKSLEYYIPSVKSPQALADDLRKHPTSWKYHTIASYYWRKKGNAREAIECARRAVILAPRKHKDIPLLSMGTILQRSQYLNDSLVVLRAAVDHEPSEPENQMALGNTYMLLSEFNRSFEAYKAAESLDSVYSEHNDYIKKSINCFKDLKINLLTMERLLQDIIPGLERYGSLQKEFDEYHEKLDREQAPLKTRVFDEAYSKQVDFLIQRSQICTTRMTKEKSEPILSCDFISDVQMLMEDFAVEILNNYVDLKKELINTYKINSLGIYKKIFVEHF, encoded by the exons ATGCTGTCGTCCAGGTTGCTGCCACTGTTGCTGCTGGTGTCCGCCAGCATCTGTTACCACAACACCGAGGCCAGTACGCACTGGTTGCTGAACACCAATGGTCAAATCATACCGCAG CTCACCTCGCCCTTCTACCTGCGCCGCTCGTACGATCTGATCGCGTTCCTCAATCAGAATGTGTACAAGCAGAAAATAGATCTGATCATCGCGGAGCTGCTGCAAATCAAGTCGAATCTCACCGCCAAGATGAACAACTTGGACGCGTACACGAACGAGCTGACGAACAAGATCGGCTGCATTCCGAACTTTTACCTGGACGAGTCGGACATCCTGAGCACGATCATCAACATGAACTACATCAACCGGATCACGGTGCCGGACAAgacgtcgacgacgacggtgtCCGCCAGCGTAGGAAACTCCCGTGCCGTAGCGTCCAAGGGCAAGAACCCGTCGCCCAAGTGCGCCGACTACCTGAAGCTGGACTTTAGCGTGGCCAGCTTCGACCATCTGGACGGACTGCACAACCGAACCCAGCTCAAGATGGCCCCGGAAGACATGTTCAAGTCGCTCGAGTACTACATCCCCTCCGTCAAGTCGCCCCAAGCGCTAGCCGACGATCTGCGCAAGCATCCGACCTCCTGGAAGTACCACACGATAGCTTCCTACTACTGGCGCAAAAAGGGCAACGCCCGCGAGGCGATCGAATGTGCCCGCCGAGCGGTCATCCTAGCCCCCCGCAAACACAAGGACATCCCGCTGCTCAGCATGGGCACCATTCTGCAGCGATCCCAGTACCTGAACGACTCGCTCGTGGTTCTGCGGGCCGCCGTCGACCACGAGCCGAGCGAGCCCGAGAACCAGATGGCCCTCGGCAACACGTACATGCTGCTGTCCGAGTTTAACCGGTCCTTCGAGGCGTACAAGGCGGCCGAAAGTTTGGACTCGGTGTACTCGGAGCACAACGACTACATCAAGAAGTCGATCAACTGCTTCAAGGATCTCAAGATCAACCTGCTGACGATGGAGAG ACTTCTCCAGGACATCATTCCGGGCCTGGAACGGTACGGTTCGCTTCAGAAGGAGTTTGACGAGTACCACGAAAAGCTCGACCGGGAGCAG GCTCCCCTCAAAACTCGCGTGTTCGACGAGGCGTACAGCAAGCAGGTGGACTTTCTGATCCAGCGCAGCCAAATCTGCACGACGCGCATGACCAAGGAGAAGAGCGAACCGATCCTGTCCTGCGACTTCATCTCCGACGTCCAGATGCTGATGGAGGACTTTGCCGTGGAGATACTCAACAATTACGTCGACCTGAAGAAGGAGCTGATCAACACGTACAAAATAAATTCGCTCGGAATTTACAAGAAGATCTTCGTGGAGCATTTCTGA
- the LOC120420185 gene encoding ubiquitin carboxyl-terminal hydrolase Usp2 isoform X4 — translation MKSLHITSELEESITQATIKLRPSLNGTAALTNGGGTSTTAKFIATATPAAAPAEDLHVTATIRLKPKPSISQHNSTSSSSNNNNNGIDAGGTSSSSGNSSSDEQDARYRNGNGAKSNGNNNNNEDDGGQSESDDADDDKQEVDKDSKRQPAAADEEKGSYLRTGTASKSIHSTSPVGYRSGRDWDSGITSTSSSNNGTSSSGYRSGLKSGYGQEEDSPRSGGSRKEGLCGLWNIGNTCFMNSVIQCLSHTRELTNYLRNQPTTERGTSKDHKILAEYTKLIKDMWSGTTRSVNPSEMKNAFSSKHRMYSGSAQQDAQEFLRFFIDSLHGGLNVSVKREPISKEIEDDDMPNRVKSAMMWDWYSRVENSMIKDLFVGMLRSTLRCSACNNASVTFDPFWDLSLPLPSTNSRGKLLDCMDEFVREEVMDGLDQVYCSKCKARRRCTKSMAIERFPKYLVIHLKRFSETRWSKLTNVIEFPTGERELNLQQYASEDHQGPVNYSLYGISNHMGSTAGGHYIAVCKHPISKEWNEFNDNFVSETSERSLVTSSAYVLFYERA, via the exons ATGAAATCGCTGCACATCACCTCCGAACTGGAGGAATCCATCACGCAGGCCACGATCAAGCTGCGCCCGTCGCTGAACGGAACGGCGGCGCTCACGAACGGTGGTGGCACGTCCACGACGGCCAAGTTCATAGCGACGGCCACGCCGGCGGCCGCCCCCGCAGAAGATCTGCACGTAACGGCCACGATCCGACTCAAACCAAAGCCTAGCATAAGTCAGCACAACAGCACAAGTAGTAGtagcaataacaataacaacggAATCGACGCTGGTGGaactagcagcagcagcggaaacaGTAGTAGTGACGAGCAAGACGCACGCTACCGGAACGGAAACGGTGCCAAAAGCAATggcaacaataacaataacgagGATGATGGAGGGCAGTCGGAGTCGGACGATGCCGACGATGATAAGCAAGAGGTAGACAAAGATTCGAAGCGGCAGCCTGCGGCCGCCGACGAAGAGAAAGGTTCTTAC CTCCGGACCGGAACCGCCTCCAAGAGCATCCACTCGACCAGCCCGGTCGGATATCGCAGCGGGCGCGACTGGGACTCTGGCATCACCTCCACCAGTTCCAGCAACAACGGCACCAGCAGCAGCGGATACCGGTCCGGCCTCAAGTCCGGCTATGGCCAGGAGGAGGACTCACCGAGGAGCGGCGGCAGCCGGAAGGAGG GACTGTGCGGCTTGTGGAACATTGGTAACACGTGCTTTATGAACTCTGTGATACAGTGCCTGAGTCACACCCGGGAGTTGACCAACTACCTGCGGAACCAGCCGACGACGGAGCGAGGCACCAGCAAGGACCACAAGATTCTGGCCG AGTACACCAAGCTGATCAAAGACATGTGGAGCGGCACGACGCGCAGCGTCAACCCGTCCGAGATGAAGAACGCGTTCTCGAGCAAGCACCGCATGTACTCGGGGTCGGCCCAGCAGGACGCGCAGGAGTTTCTGCGCTTCTTCATCGACTCGCTGCACGGCGGGCTGAACGTGTCCGTCAAGCGGGAACCCATCTCGAAGGAAATCGAGGACGACGATATGCC gaATCGCGTCAAATCGGCCATGATGTGGGACTGGTACTCACG GGTGGAGAACTCCATGATTAAGGACCTGTTTGTGGGAATGCTGCGCAGTACGCTGCGGTGCTCGGCCTGTAACAACGCCAGCGTCACGTTCGATCCGTTCTGGGATCTGAG TCTACCCCTTCCGTCGACGAATTCGCGCggcaaactgctcgactgcatGGACGAGTTCGTGCGCGAGGAGGTCATGGACGGGCTGGACCAGGTGTACTGCTCCAAGTGCAAGGCCCGCCGGCGGTGCACCAAGAGCATGGCGATCGAGCGGTTCCCCAAATACCTGGTGATAC ACCTGAAACGCTTCTCGGAAACGCGGTGGAGCAAACTGACCAACGTCATCGAGTTCCCCACGGGTGAGCGGGAGCTGAACCTGCAACAGTACGCGTCCGAGGACCACCAGGGACCGGTCAATTACTCGCTGTACGGGATTTCGAACCATATGG GATCTACCGCCGGTGGTCACTACATCGCTGTTTGCAAGCATCCGATCAGCAAGGAATGGAACGAATTCAACGATAACTT CGTTAGCGAAACTTCCGAACGCAGTCTGGTGACATCTAGTGCCTACGTGTTATTCTACGAGCGAGCGTAA